The following coding sequences lie in one Clupea harengus chromosome 23, Ch_v2.0.2, whole genome shotgun sequence genomic window:
- the csf3a gene encoding colony stimulating factor 3 (granulocyte) a → MSDSELTGVVEEARSLVTKVLDAIPVVHGSCVTTQGLTLDPSGYSMNLEYMVTLLDIPSAPKLKALAADFTLEMCLYRMAEGLQMYSGLLNVVAGHLTSSQKISDLGADIKDLLSKVQRIQKLSHVSSQSAETDMSSLSSRLTGDYEVQLATHVILGHLRSFAQDVFRSLRNLAQTIS, encoded by the exons ATGAGTGACTCGGAGTTAACAGGCGTTGTGGAGGAAGCAAGGAGTTTGGTGACGAAGGTTCTGGACGCTATACCTGTGGTTCACGGATCCTGTGTTACCACTCAG gggttgacccttgacccctctGGATATTCCATGAATCTTGAGTATATGGTTACTCTATTGGACATCCCCTCTGCACCAAAACTCAAAGCCCTGGCTGCAGACTTCACGCTG gaaATGTGTCTGTACCGCATGGCCGAGGGCCTGCAGATGTACAGTGGGCTGCTGAATGTGGTGGCGGGGCATCTGACCTCTTCTCAGAAGATCTCTGACCTCGGGGCTGACATCAAGGACCTGCTGTCAAAGGTGCAGAGG aTTCAGAAGCTGTCCCATGTCTCGTCTCAGTCGGCAGAGACTGACATGTCCAGCCTCTCGTCTCGTCTGACGGGGGACTACGAGGTGCAGCTGGCCACCCACGTCATCCTCGGCCACCTGCGCAGCTTTGCTCAAGACGTTTTCCGCAGCCTGCGCAACCTCGCCCAGACCATTAGCTGA